The Sphingopyxis fribergensis genome contains a region encoding:
- a CDS encoding HPr-rel-A system PqqD family peptide chaperone codes for MTDRAYRAAPPGALRIEPLGELTAIFDRRSMQTHLVVAPMPEILDAMGADACGAATLAARLAAIFDFDGDNEVQSILAERLGELAAMGLVERA; via the coding sequence ATGACTGATCGCGCCTATCGTGCCGCGCCGCCGGGCGCGCTGCGTATCGAGCCGCTTGGCGAATTGACCGCGATCTTCGACCGACGCTCGATGCAGACGCATCTTGTCGTCGCGCCGATGCCCGAGATTCTGGACGCCATGGGCGCCGACGCATGCGGGGCTGCGACGCTCGCCGCGCGGCTCGCAGCGATCTTTGATTTCGATGGCGACAATGAGGTGCAGTCCATTCTTGCCGAAAGGTTGGGCGAGCTTGCCGCGATGGGGCTGGTGGAGCGCGCGTGA